A stretch of the Luteimonas sp. JM171 genome encodes the following:
- the gspF gene encoding type II secretion system inner membrane protein GspF, which yields MAVFEYEALDPGGRSRTGTVSAGSEREARERLAGRRLVPVRLDPAASPASAGRGRFGTRDLALATRQLATLAAVAPMEEALRTIGTQAERPGTRRVLLATHAAVVEGFRLSDAMARQGKAFPPLYRAMVAAGEGTGALPEILERLADLLERQQQVRGKLVAALVYPAALAATALVVIAALMTFVVPRVVEQFDSMGRTLPWLTRAVIGVSEAMTGWGLLMLALLVVAGVGLAALLRRPGPRLRFDAVLLRAPFLGRLLRDLHAARLARTLAIMLASGLPVLEGLRITARTVGNRVLRAATDGMADDIREGASLSSAMRRAGVFPPTLLYMASSGEESGRLAPMLERAADYLEREFTTFTSAAMSLLEPAIIVVMGVLVALIVLSILLPILQFNSLVLG from the coding sequence GTGGCGGTGTTCGAATACGAGGCGCTGGATCCCGGGGGCCGCAGCCGCACCGGCACGGTGTCGGCCGGCAGCGAGCGCGAGGCGCGCGAACGCCTCGCCGGCCGCCGGCTGGTGCCGGTGCGCCTGGATCCGGCGGCCTCGCCCGCCAGTGCCGGACGCGGCCGCTTCGGCACCCGCGATCTCGCCCTCGCCACGCGCCAGCTGGCCACGCTCGCCGCGGTGGCACCGATGGAGGAGGCGCTGCGCACCATCGGTACCCAGGCCGAGCGCCCGGGCACCCGGCGCGTGTTGCTGGCGACCCATGCCGCGGTGGTCGAAGGCTTCCGCCTCTCCGATGCCATGGCCCGCCAAGGCAAAGCGTTTCCGCCGCTGTATCGGGCCATGGTGGCTGCGGGCGAAGGCACCGGCGCACTGCCGGAGATCCTCGAACGCCTGGCCGACCTGCTCGAGCGCCAGCAGCAGGTGCGCGGCAAGCTGGTGGCCGCGCTGGTGTATCCGGCCGCGCTCGCGGCCACGGCGCTGGTGGTGATCGCGGCGCTCATGACGTTCGTGGTCCCGCGGGTGGTGGAGCAGTTCGACTCCATGGGCCGGACCCTGCCCTGGCTGACCCGGGCGGTGATCGGCGTATCGGAGGCCATGACCGGCTGGGGCCTGCTGATGCTGGCGCTGCTGGTAGTGGCCGGCGTCGGCCTGGCCGCGCTGCTGCGCAGGCCCGGTCCGCGGCTGCGCTTTGACGCCGTGCTGCTGCGCGCGCCCTTCCTCGGCCGCCTGCTGCGCGACCTGCACGCGGCGCGCCTGGCGCGCACGCTGGCGATCATGCTGGCCAGCGGACTGCCGGTGCTGGAGGGCCTGCGCATCACCGCCCGCACCGTCGGCAACCGCGTCCTGCGCGCGGCCACCGACGGCATGGCCGACGACATCCGCGAAGGTGCCAGCCTGTCTTCTGCGATGCGCCGCGCGGGCGTATTCCCGCCAACCCTGCTGTACATGGCCTCCAGCGGCGAGGAGAGCGGGCGCCTGGCGCCAATGCTCGAGCGCGCCGCCGATTACCTGGAGCGCGAATTCACCACCTTCACCTCGGCCGCGATGAGCCTGCTGGAGCCGGCCATCATCGTGGTGATGGGCGTGCTGGTGGCGCTGATCGTGCTCTCGATCCTGCTGCCGATCCTGCAGTTCAACAGCCTCGTGCTGGGCTGA
- the gspE gene encoding type II secretion system ATPase GspE: protein MSEAAAPALAYAFARRHGLVLLALGERARLGLREGSPPDGLVEARRALGRPLDVEVLPRAEFDRRLSETYAGNGLAATDGLEDAGGLDALADDLPAAEDLLDAQDDAPVIRLINGLIAEAARSGASDVHIEPFESALRVRFRIDGVMRESLSLPPRLAPMLVSRVKVMARLDIAERRVPQDGRISLAMGAKALDVRVSTLPARNGERVVMRILDKDQGARGLDELGMPPQVLAAFSAALAQPNGIVLVTGPTGSGKTTTLYAGLQKLNDGSRNILTVEDPVEYAVEGVGQTQVNAKVGMTFAAGLRAILRQDPDVVMVGEIRDPETAQIAVQASLTGHLVLSTVHTNDALGAITRLRDMGTESFLLASTVRLVLAQRLIRRLCQHCRKPRAPDALSTRLMGADYAGPLYAAAGCGECQHTGFSGRIGVYEAVPIDERLRALIGAGADEDALAREAAVSGDWLADSARACVAAGTTTAEEALRVVRQDERGEGGA from the coding sequence GTGAGCGAAGCCGCTGCCCCCGCACTGGCCTACGCCTTCGCCCGCCGCCACGGCCTGGTGCTGCTGGCGCTGGGCGAGCGCGCCCGGCTGGGCCTGCGCGAGGGCAGCCCGCCCGACGGGCTGGTGGAGGCGCGGCGCGCGCTGGGACGCCCGCTGGACGTGGAGGTGCTGCCGCGGGCGGAGTTCGACCGGCGCCTGTCGGAGACCTACGCCGGCAACGGCCTGGCCGCGACCGACGGACTGGAGGATGCCGGCGGCCTGGACGCGCTGGCCGACGACCTGCCTGCCGCCGAGGACCTGCTCGATGCCCAGGACGATGCCCCGGTGATCCGCCTGATCAACGGCCTGATCGCCGAGGCCGCGCGCAGCGGCGCCTCGGACGTGCACATCGAGCCGTTTGAAAGCGCCCTGCGGGTGCGCTTCCGCATCGACGGCGTGATGCGTGAGTCGCTGAGCCTGCCGCCGCGGCTGGCGCCGATGCTGGTCTCGCGGGTCAAGGTGATGGCGCGGCTGGACATTGCCGAGCGGCGGGTGCCGCAGGACGGCCGGATCTCGCTGGCGATGGGCGCCAAGGCGCTGGACGTGCGCGTCTCCACCCTGCCCGCGCGCAACGGCGAGCGGGTGGTGATGCGCATCCTGGACAAGGACCAGGGCGCACGCGGCCTGGACGAATTGGGCATGCCGCCACAGGTGCTGGCCGCGTTCAGCGCCGCGCTGGCCCAGCCCAACGGCATCGTGCTGGTCACCGGTCCCACCGGCTCGGGCAAGACCACCACCCTGTACGCCGGCCTGCAGAAGCTCAACGACGGCAGCCGCAACATCCTCACGGTCGAAGACCCGGTCGAGTACGCGGTCGAAGGCGTGGGCCAGACCCAGGTCAATGCCAAGGTCGGCATGACGTTCGCCGCCGGGCTGCGCGCGATCCTGCGCCAGGATCCGGACGTGGTGATGGTGGGCGAAATCCGCGACCCGGAGACCGCGCAGATCGCCGTCCAGGCCAGCCTCACCGGGCACCTGGTCCTGTCCACCGTGCACACCAATGACGCCCTGGGCGCGATTACCCGCCTGCGCGACATGGGCACCGAATCCTTCCTGCTCGCCAGCACCGTGCGGCTGGTGCTGGCGCAGCGGCTGATCCGTCGCCTGTGCCAGCACTGCCGCAAGCCGCGCGCGCCGGATGCGCTGAGCACGCGCCTGATGGGGGCCGATTACGCCGGGCCTCTGTACGCGGCTGCCGGCTGCGGCGAATGCCAGCACACCGGCTTTTCCGGGCGCATCGGGGTCTATGAGGCCGTGCCCATCGACGAGCGCCTGCGCGCGCTGATCGGTGCGGGCGCCGATGAGGATGCGCTCGCGCGCGAGGCCGCGGTCTCCGGCGACTGGCTGGCCGACTCCGCCCGCGCCTGCGTCGCCGCCGGCACCACCACGGCGGAGGAAGCGCTGCGCGTGGTGCGCCAGGACGAGCGCGGCGAGGGAGGCGCGTGA